From one Pseudomonas fluorescens genomic stretch:
- a CDS encoding OsmC family protein, which produces MKARIQWAGEAMFLGESGSGHVVVMDGPPEAGGRNLGVRPMEMLLLGLGGCSNFDVVSILKKSRQAVESCEAFLEAERAGEDPKVFTKIHLNFVVKGRGLKEAQVKRAVELSAEKYCSASIMLGRAGVEITHSYEIVELG; this is translated from the coding sequence ATGAAGGCGCGTATCCAGTGGGCAGGTGAAGCCATGTTTCTGGGCGAATCGGGCAGTGGTCATGTGGTTGTCATGGATGGCCCGCCCGAGGCCGGTGGCCGCAACCTGGGTGTGCGACCCATGGAAATGCTGCTGCTGGGCCTGGGTGGCTGCAGCAACTTCGATGTGGTCAGTATCCTGAAGAAATCCCGCCAGGCAGTGGAGAGCTGCGAAGCGTTCCTAGAAGCCGAGCGCGCCGGTGAAGACCCGAAGGTGTTCACCAAGATTCACCTGAACTTCGTGGTCAAGGGCCGTGGCCTGAAAGAAGCCCAGGTCAAGCGTGCGGTCGAGCTGTCGGCAGAGAAGTATTGCTCAGCCTCGATCATGCTCGGCCGGGCCGGTGTCGAGATCACTCACAGCTACGAGATCGTCGAACTCGGTTGA
- a CDS encoding histidine triad nucleotide-binding protein — protein sequence METLFTKIINREIPAKIIYEDDQVLAFHDIAPQAPVHFLVIPKKPIRTLNDLTEEDKGLAGHILFTAQRLAKELGCEDGFRVVMNCNEQGGQTVYHIHMHVLGQRQMHWPPG from the coding sequence GTGGAAACTCTGTTTACCAAGATCATCAACCGGGAAATCCCGGCCAAGATCATCTACGAGGACGACCAGGTTCTGGCCTTCCACGATATCGCCCCGCAGGCACCGGTACATTTTCTGGTCATCCCGAAAAAGCCGATCCGCACCCTCAACGACCTGACCGAAGAAGACAAGGGCCTGGCCGGGCACATCCTCTTCACCGCCCAGCGTCTGGCCAAGGAGCTGGGCTGCGAAGACGGCTTTCGCGTGGTCATGAACTGCAATGAGCAAGGTGGGCAGACCGTCTACCACATTCATATGCACGTGCTTGGCCAGCGTCAGATGCACTGGCCACCGGGCTGA
- the coq7 gene encoding 2-polyprenyl-3-methyl-6-methoxy-1,4-benzoquinone monooxygenase, with the protein MATERHYSPLDRLLLQADTAMRTLLPFSGQPSRPSPAIIQPDVTLDETQTRHVAGLMRINHTGEVCAQALYQGQALTAKLPQVRKAMEHAAEEEIDHLAWCEQRIRQLGSHPSVLNPLFYGMSFGIGALAGLVSDKVSLGFVAATEHQVCKHLDEHLEQIPAEDEKSRAILEQMRVDEEQHAESALDAGGFRFPAPVKFGMSLMAKVMTKSTYRI; encoded by the coding sequence ATGGCTACCGAACGTCACTATTCCCCGCTCGACCGCTTGTTGCTGCAGGCCGACACCGCCATGCGCACCTTGCTGCCCTTCAGCGGCCAACCTTCCCGGCCTTCGCCTGCGATCATCCAGCCGGACGTCACCCTGGACGAAACGCAAACCCGCCATGTGGCCGGGCTCATGCGCATCAACCATACTGGTGAAGTCTGCGCCCAGGCGCTGTATCAGGGCCAGGCACTGACTGCCAAGCTGCCCCAGGTACGCAAGGCCATGGAACACGCCGCCGAAGAAGAGATCGACCACCTGGCCTGGTGCGAGCAGCGTATTCGCCAGCTCGGTAGCCACCCCAGCGTGCTCAACCCGCTGTTCTATGGCATGTCCTTCGGCATCGGCGCCCTCGCCGGCCTGGTCAGCGACAAGGTCAGCCTGGGTTTTGTCGCCGCCACCGAGCATCAGGTGTGCAAACATCTGGACGAGCACCTGGAGCAGATTCCGGCCGAGGATGAAAAGTCCCGGGCGATTCTCGAGCAGATGCGCGTCGACGAAGAGCAACATGCCGAATCAGCCCTGGATGCGGGTGGCTTCCGCTTCCCGGCGCCAGTCAAATTCGGCATGAGCCTCATGGCCAAGGTCATGACCAAAAGCACTTATCGTATCTAG
- a CDS encoding DUF2157 domain-containing protein: MTERFDAKDLARAVSAGVLNPGQDQALLEFLKRQPQTQASFQLAHVAFYFGALLIMAAMGWLLSEAWMRIGDTALLLVALVYIGALTLGGLLMQRRGQIIPAGVLAAVAVSIVPLAVFAVERITGFWPLDDAQGNYHNYYTYVQGGWLLMEAATVLAGLLMLRLIPFPFIVMPIAVALWFMSMDLSEWFYGKAFDWNQRRTVSLWFGLATLLVCLVIDGRTRQDYAFWGYLAGLLAFWLGLPLLDTDSEWDKTLYCLINLGLMGIALLLRRPLFMVFGGMGVAMYLGYLSHEVFAESLLFPVVLTLIGLGVIGLGLLYQKHRETLSSRLQARLPASLLNLLPGLRH, translated from the coding sequence ATGACAGAACGCTTCGATGCCAAGGACCTGGCCCGCGCAGTCAGCGCCGGCGTTCTGAACCCGGGCCAGGACCAGGCCCTGCTTGAGTTTCTCAAGCGCCAGCCGCAAACCCAGGCCAGTTTTCAGCTGGCCCATGTGGCCTTCTATTTCGGCGCCCTGCTGATAATGGCCGCCATGGGCTGGCTGCTCAGTGAAGCCTGGATGCGCATCGGTGATACAGCCCTGCTGCTGGTGGCGCTGGTGTATATCGGCGCGCTGACCTTGGGTGGTTTATTGATGCAACGCCGCGGACAAATCATCCCCGCGGGCGTACTTGCCGCGGTGGCGGTGAGCATCGTGCCGCTGGCGGTGTTCGCCGTGGAGCGCATCACCGGTTTCTGGCCGCTGGACGATGCCCAGGGCAATTACCACAACTACTACACCTACGTGCAGGGCGGCTGGCTACTGATGGAAGCGGCGACGGTACTCGCCGGTTTGCTGATGCTGCGCCTGATCCCATTCCCGTTCATCGTCATGCCGATCGCTGTGGCCTTGTGGTTCATGTCCATGGACCTGAGCGAATGGTTCTACGGCAAGGCCTTCGACTGGAATCAGCGGCGTACGGTGTCACTGTGGTTTGGCCTGGCGACATTGCTGGTGTGCCTGGTGATAGACGGTCGCACCCGCCAGGACTATGCCTTCTGGGGGTATCTGGCCGGATTGCTGGCCTTCTGGCTCGGTTTGCCGCTGCTCGATACTGACAGTGAATGGGACAAAACCCTGTACTGCCTGATCAACCTCGGCCTGATGGGGATTGCGCTGCTGCTGCGCCGGCCACTGTTCATGGTCTTTGGCGGCATGGGCGTGGCGATGTACTTGGGCTATCTGTCTCACGAGGTGTTTGCCGAATCGCTGCTGTTCCCGGTGGTACTGACCCTGATCGGCCTGGGTGTGATTGGCTTGGGCTTGCTGTATCAAAAACACCGCGAGACCTTGAGCAGTCGTTTGCAGGCGCGCTTGCCGGCAAGCTTGCTGAACCTGCTGCCGGGGCTGCGCCACTGA